Proteins from a single region of Haloterrigena alkaliphila:
- a CDS encoding DUF5791 family protein: MFYEQRMTVPESPADLRAEYEDDLRAVVNQHGVDAVAERTDVDRETADALLEGESPALTLPEAAQIQSLEAGEPDPDEMVTIACEHLLLGMSTAVLDVDALEGELDLDLDAKEIQQKLEQRAPMSFEEYVHLQYVIADGAP, from the coding sequence ATGTTCTACGAGCAACGGATGACCGTCCCGGAGTCGCCCGCCGACCTCCGCGCCGAGTACGAGGACGACCTGCGGGCCGTCGTGAACCAGCACGGCGTCGACGCGGTCGCCGAGCGGACCGACGTCGACCGCGAGACCGCCGACGCGCTCCTCGAGGGCGAGTCACCCGCCCTCACGCTCCCGGAGGCGGCCCAGATCCAGTCGCTCGAGGCGGGCGAACCCGACCCCGACGAGATGGTCACCATCGCCTGCGAACACCTCCTGCTCGGGATGTCGACCGCCGTCCTCGACGTCGACGCGCTCGAGGGCGAACTCGACCTCGACCTCGACGCCAAGGAGATCCAGCAGAAACTCGAGCAGCGCGCGCCGATGTCGTTCGAGGAGTACGTCCACCTCCAGTACGTGATCGCCGACGGCGCGCCCTAG
- a CDS encoding glycoside hydrolase family 2 produces MDANWTGGVVDRSDDGPPTDDEWRPVAESGRWTEAADPADRIAYRTTFGDPRTSDDERGFLKLHGAGPRAELWLNGDRVRTREGSFGPVRAAFDPRPENELIVVRERPGSAARDEATADPSTDPSSAGGTAVTDVAGVDLDVSSVGLNLDVEGRPQTFCRRLEARPRLTDDGGVVDIEMEVDAGRAVDDAITLSVRPEGFRGGATMQRLSVEAAAGERVTVTESIEIREPALWWPTGYGPRHRYAVQAKLGGDSTETTAAFRTVDRDGDDLLVNGTPVRSRGFVRRSGGPPVVDVERAVAANANLLRVRGHVPSESFYAACDAAGVLVWQDLPSTGIGGDPAADRVRDLAAALEDAYGHHPSLALYGVADESAASGAADGLYGSGIMTKLRFRYRTWRTDVDGEATDAAAEAVPGDRPVVSSVGPPGTDPDAAALYPGWRYLAADDIEWLLERDPDLARIVAAFGAGSLTESGVNPADVSGLDGAVLERRLGDDVGVDASQTYQARTLKVVAEALRRRQSALLSASTLRDTDAAGGTGVLTVDGDAKPAYRAIADAFEPVQAVLDGPPAPGRVGITLCNDTHESLEATVAWTAGDATGETVVRVGPLSTAAAGTADVPAAASRIELTVDAGDRTISNEYRL; encoded by the coding sequence ATGGATGCCAACTGGACCGGTGGCGTCGTCGATCGCTCTGACGACGGTCCACCGACGGACGACGAGTGGCGGCCGGTCGCCGAGAGCGGCCGGTGGACCGAGGCCGCGGATCCCGCGGACCGGATCGCCTACCGGACGACGTTCGGCGATCCGCGCACGAGCGACGACGAGCGCGGATTCCTGAAACTCCATGGCGCGGGCCCGCGAGCCGAACTCTGGCTCAACGGCGACCGGGTGCGGACGCGCGAAGGGAGCTTCGGACCGGTTCGCGCGGCGTTCGACCCCCGACCGGAGAACGAACTGATCGTCGTCCGCGAGCGGCCCGGTTCGGCCGCCCGCGACGAGGCGACCGCCGATCCGTCGACCGATCCATCGTCGGCTGGCGGCACCGCCGTTACGGACGTCGCGGGTGTCGATCTGGACGTTTCGAGCGTCGGTCTAAACCTCGACGTCGAGGGCCGACCACAGACGTTCTGCCGGCGCCTCGAGGCGCGGCCGCGACTGACCGACGACGGCGGCGTCGTCGATATCGAGATGGAGGTCGACGCGGGCAGGGCGGTCGACGACGCGATCACGCTCTCCGTGCGCCCCGAGGGCTTTCGCGGCGGCGCCACGATGCAACGGCTCTCGGTGGAGGCGGCCGCTGGCGAGCGGGTGACGGTCACGGAATCGATCGAGATTCGGGAACCGGCCCTGTGGTGGCCGACCGGATACGGCCCCCGGCACCGGTACGCCGTGCAGGCGAAACTGGGTGGAGATTCGACCGAGACGACGGCCGCTTTCCGGACCGTCGACCGCGACGGCGACGACCTGCTGGTCAACGGGACCCCCGTTCGCTCCCGGGGCTTCGTGCGGCGATCCGGCGGCCCTCCCGTCGTCGACGTCGAACGGGCCGTCGCGGCGAACGCGAACCTCCTTCGCGTCCGCGGGCACGTGCCCTCGGAGTCGTTCTACGCGGCCTGCGACGCGGCCGGCGTCCTCGTCTGGCAGGATCTGCCGTCGACCGGGATCGGTGGCGACCCGGCGGCCGATCGCGTTCGGGACCTCGCGGCCGCACTCGAGGACGCCTACGGCCACCACCCGAGCCTCGCGCTCTACGGCGTCGCCGACGAATCGGCCGCGAGCGGGGCCGCCGATGGCCTCTACGGGAGCGGGATCATGACGAAACTCCGATTCCGGTACCGCACGTGGCGGACGGACGTCGACGGCGAGGCGACCGACGCGGCCGCCGAGGCCGTTCCCGGGGATCGCCCGGTCGTTTCGAGCGTCGGACCGCCGGGGACCGATCCCGACGCGGCCGCGCTCTACCCGGGCTGGCGGTACCTCGCCGCCGACGATATCGAGTGGCTCCTCGAGCGCGATCCCGACCTGGCGCGGATCGTCGCCGCGTTCGGCGCGGGTTCGCTGACCGAGAGCGGGGTCAATCCCGCGGACGTCTCCGGTCTCGACGGGGCAGTCCTCGAGCGACGGCTGGGGGACGACGTCGGCGTCGACGCGTCCCAGACCTATCAGGCGCGGACGCTGAAGGTCGTCGCGGAGGCGCTGCGCCGACGCCAGTCGGCCCTCCTGTCGGCGTCGACGCTGCGCGATACGGACGCCGCCGGCGGCACGGGGGTCCTGACCGTCGACGGCGACGCGAAACCGGCCTACCGCGCGATCGCCGACGCTTTCGAACCCGTACAGGCCGTCCTCGACGGCCCGCCCGCGCCGGGACGCGTCGGGATCACGCTCTGTAACGACACCCACGAGTCACTCGAGGCGACCGTCGCCTGGACTGCCGGCGACGCGACCGGCGAGACGGTCGTCCGCGTCGGGCCGCTCTCGACGGCGGCGGCCGGAACGGCCGACGTTCCCGCCGCCGCCTCCCGGATCGAACTGACCGTCGACGCCGGTGATCGAACGATCTCCAACGAATATCGTTTATAA
- a CDS encoding tubulin/FtsZ family protein: MKVALIGVGQAGGKITERLARFDAEMGYGAVQGALAVNSAEPDLRSLQHVDTQLIGADRVNGHGVGGDNELGTEVMQSDIQQVLGSLDGRVTSKAEAVFVVAGLGGGTGSGGAPVLVHHLQRVYDVPVYALGVLPGRNEGTLYQANAGRSLKTIIREADSTLLVDNDAWHEQGESVEGAFETINERIAQRVGLLFASGEAVEGVGESSVTSKTSRTRGGAAAASVVDSSEVINTLRAGGIAALGYATELASEDSAENINTAMSVSRQALLTGTSLPDATTADSALLVVAGEPERIPRKGVERARRWLEDETGSMEVRGGDFPLESDRLGALVLLGGAERSDRIQQFMERAREAKKAQEREDRSSDPAEQFADDRLENLF; the protein is encoded by the coding sequence ATGAAAGTTGCCCTGATCGGTGTTGGTCAGGCCGGTGGCAAGATCACTGAACGGCTCGCCCGCTTCGACGCGGAGATGGGCTACGGAGCCGTTCAGGGCGCACTGGCCGTCAACTCCGCCGAACCCGACCTCCGCTCCCTCCAGCACGTCGATACCCAGTTGATCGGCGCCGACCGCGTCAACGGCCACGGCGTCGGCGGCGACAACGAACTCGGCACCGAAGTCATGCAGTCGGACATCCAGCAGGTGCTCGGCTCGCTCGACGGCCGCGTCACCTCGAAAGCCGAGGCCGTCTTCGTCGTCGCGGGGCTTGGCGGCGGGACCGGCAGCGGCGGCGCGCCGGTCCTCGTCCACCACCTCCAGCGGGTCTACGACGTCCCCGTCTACGCGCTCGGCGTCCTGCCGGGGCGCAACGAGGGGACGCTCTACCAGGCCAACGCGGGCCGCTCGCTGAAGACGATCATCCGCGAGGCCGACTCGACGCTGCTGGTCGACAACGACGCCTGGCACGAACAGGGCGAGAGCGTCGAAGGCGCATTCGAGACGATCAACGAGCGGATCGCTCAGCGCGTCGGCCTCCTCTTCGCGTCCGGCGAAGCCGTCGAGGGCGTCGGCGAGAGTAGCGTGACGTCGAAGACGTCACGAACGAGAGGCGGCGCAGCCGCCGCTAGCGTGGTCGACTCGAGCGAGGTCATCAACACCCTGCGGGCGGGCGGCATCGCCGCGCTGGGCTACGCGACCGAACTCGCGAGCGAGGACAGCGCCGAGAACATCAACACCGCGATGAGCGTCTCGCGGCAGGCCCTGCTGACCGGGACCAGTCTCCCGGACGCGACGACCGCCGATTCGGCGCTGCTGGTCGTCGCCGGCGAACCCGAACGGATCCCCCGCAAGGGCGTCGAGCGCGCGCGCCGGTGGCTCGAGGACGAGACCGGCAGCATGGAGGTTCGGGGCGGGGACTTCCCCCTCGAGAGCGATCGACTCGGCGCGCTGGTGTTGCTCGGCGGCGCGGAACGCTCCGATCGAATCCAACAGTTCATGGAACGCGCACGCGAAGCGAAGAAGGCTCAGGAACGCGAGGACCGGTCGTCGGATCCGGCCGAACAGTTCGCCGACGATCGCCTCGAGAATCTCTTTTAG